The following nucleotide sequence is from Zea mays cultivar B73 chromosome 1, Zm-B73-REFERENCE-NAM-5.0, whole genome shotgun sequence.
ACACGCGTAAGAACAAAGAAGGGGATATTGTGCCTCTACCTGGAGCAGAAATATTCATTGTGAGTACACACATATttttgatttatgtaataattaaaATATAAGTGAACAAAATATAATATATGTGTGGTCCTCTTAAGAATAAATTTGAAGAAGCTGTTGCTGAGAACCCAGAACTGAAGGACAGAAGTATTGAAGATGGTGATTTATATGCACATGTTTTTGGAGAGAAAGAACCAAGAGGTCGTATTCGTGGTTTAGGCTTAGGACCAACTCCACAAGATGTAGGCACCCCTGGAACTCAAATGAAAATATCAACAAAGCTTCAAATGGCATTGCAAGCTCGCAGTCAGTCTGAGCAAGAGGTTAGAGCCTTAAGACAGGATATGAACCAAATGAAAGAAAAAATGGATCAAATTTATCAAATGATGGTAGCAGCTCAAGGGGTGCAACATATAGAAAGCCCATCACAACATGGGTCTAATTCTCGACAGGTGATATAATATTGCATATGTTTAGTCAGTGTCTATCATGTTAATTAGGCTTGTTTCCTTTATCTCACTAAcacttttttcctttttatttttctttagaaCTCAAGGGTGCATCGTTCAGATGAGGTAGCACATGATTACAATGGTAATAACCATTCACAAAATATGGTTGAAGATGACTTCCAACTTACTAGGCGAGTTGCAAGCACTATGGGTCGTCTAAGGAATCGTGAAGATGTTAATACTATTGAAGAGCAAAGTCACAGGCGAGACATTGCAACAATGGTACCTCAAAGAAATCATGGATCATCTCAA
It contains:
- the LOC103644992 gene encoding uncharacterized protein translates to MSHAAGSKSYARVGHELAEQQGRPARRDEIYVRTHTRKNKEGDIVPLPGAEIFINKFEEAVAENPELKDRSIEDGDLYAHVFGEKEPRGRIRGLGLGPTPQDVGTPGTQMKISTKLQMALQARSQSEQEVRALRQDMNQMKEKMDQIYQMMVAAQGVQHIESPSQHGSNSRQNSRVHRSDEVAHDYNGNNHSQNMVEDDFQLTRRVASTMGRLRNREDVNTIEEQSHRRDIATMVPQRNHGSSQNADDNPVGKEVILYSMMRSEVPVAIANIISTDPTTKVGDVPLGREFTQVFVTRVLKRESTLPRPYLGVESMGDALFMPVAWPTNKMGRNKKSTLTQGSTAAELIR